In Pedobacter heparinus DSM 2366, the following are encoded in one genomic region:
- a CDS encoding AMP-dependent synthetase/ligase, translating to MAATVTRVFDLLQYNLEKFPKQEFISGKVNGKWQKYSTQEFSDTVDALSRGLIELGIGKASRVAVMSANRPEWNITDFAVMQIGAYHIPLYPTLAEHDVKFILENAEITVIFVADEPLYNKLKPVCEELKKDIQIYTFDEVKGAGNWQTLVKTGQQKTETDLEAYRSQITPEDILTLIYTSGTTGTPKGVMLTHNNLVKNFENSAVLLPDGIRKGLSFLPLSHIFERMVVYLYMYCDTAVYYAESMDTIVADIQFVKPNVFSTVPRLLEKVYEKIMEKGKALTGIKRGIFFWSVALAEKFEIENSWFYNLKLGIARKLVFKKWQEALGGEIVVIISGGAALNPRLARIFWAAGMPVFEGYGLTETSPVITVNHFGNTMFGTVGPPINGVEVKIAEDGEVLARGHDIMKGYYLRDDLTAETIDKDGWFHTGDIGELVNGRFLKITDRKKEIFKTAGGKYVAPQMIENKFKETVLVEQVMVLGENRKFPAALIVPNFVALKSWAAKKGINYTTDEEMAKNPQVIEKFNQIVLNSGKDFGKWEQVKRFELLAKPWSIDGGELTPKLSLKRKVILEKYATIIEKIYTDAENYKA from the coding sequence ATGGCTGCAACGGTAACAAGAGTATTTGATTTACTTCAATATAATTTAGAGAAATTTCCTAAACAGGAGTTTATAAGTGGCAAGGTGAATGGGAAATGGCAGAAATACAGTACGCAGGAATTTAGCGATACCGTTGATGCATTGAGCAGGGGGCTGATCGAGCTGGGTATCGGCAAAGCATCCCGGGTAGCCGTGATGTCGGCAAACCGGCCCGAATGGAACATTACAGATTTTGCAGTGATGCAGATCGGGGCCTACCACATTCCCCTTTATCCTACGCTTGCAGAACATGATGTAAAGTTTATCCTCGAGAATGCAGAAATTACCGTCATTTTTGTGGCAGATGAACCTTTGTACAACAAACTAAAACCGGTTTGTGAGGAGCTGAAGAAAGACATTCAGATCTATACTTTTGATGAAGTTAAAGGAGCCGGCAACTGGCAGACGCTGGTTAAGACCGGACAGCAAAAGACCGAAACAGACCTTGAGGCCTATCGCAGCCAGATTACACCCGAAGATATTTTAACGCTCATTTATACCTCGGGCACTACAGGTACACCCAAAGGGGTAATGCTGACCCATAATAACCTGGTCAAAAACTTTGAAAATTCGGCTGTGCTGCTTCCTGATGGGATTCGTAAAGGCCTTAGTTTTTTACCCCTTTCGCATATTTTTGAGCGCATGGTGGTTTACCTGTACATGTATTGTGATACGGCGGTATATTATGCCGAAAGCATGGACACTATTGTGGCCGACATACAGTTTGTAAAACCCAATGTTTTTTCTACCGTTCCGCGCCTGCTGGAAAAGGTATATGAAAAGATCATGGAGAAAGGCAAGGCACTTACAGGGATCAAAAGGGGGATATTTTTTTGGTCTGTGGCCCTGGCCGAAAAGTTTGAAATTGAAAACAGCTGGTTTTATAACCTGAAGCTGGGCATTGCCCGGAAACTGGTGTTTAAAAAATGGCAGGAGGCCCTTGGTGGCGAAATTGTAGTGATCATTTCGGGAGGCGCGGCCTTAAACCCGCGACTGGCCAGGATTTTCTGGGCTGCGGGCATGCCGGTATTTGAGGGCTACGGACTCACCGAAACCTCACCGGTAATTACAGTGAACCATTTTGGCAATACCATGTTTGGAACAGTAGGCCCTCCAATTAACGGGGTAGAAGTTAAAATAGCAGAAGATGGAGAGGTGCTGGCCCGTGGACACGACATTATGAAAGGCTATTATTTAAGGGACGACCTGACTGCCGAAACCATAGATAAAGATGGCTGGTTCCATACAGGTGATATCGGTGAACTGGTCAATGGCCGGTTTTTAAAGATCACCGACCGGAAAAAAGAGATCTTTAAAACTGCAGGTGGTAAATACGTGGCACCGCAGATGATAGAAAATAAGTTTAAGGAAACGGTACTGGTAGAGCAGGTAATGGTACTAGGCGAAAACCGCAAATTTCCGGCAGCTTTAATTGTACCTAATTTTGTAGCTTTAAAATCATGGGCAGCTAAAAAAGGGATCAATTATACCACGGACGAAGAAATGGCCAAAAATCCGCAGGTGATAGAGAAGTTTAACCAGATAGTACTGAATTCCGGTAAGGATTTCGGGAAATGGGAACAGGTAAAGCGCTTTGAACTGCTGGCTAAACCATGGAGTATTGACGGTGGGGAGCTTACCCCCAAGCTGAGCCTGAAAAGAAAAGTTATATTGGAAAAATACGCAACCATTATTGAAAAAATATATACCGATGCAGAAAACTATAAGGCTTAA
- a CDS encoding DUF6089 family protein — MKQKLFKCLPVAVAALLLGGTAQAQEKMSAEANQLSTWSIGVNAGVLSPISPLGGKNDFSNWKSSLGYGLYIKKQFTPYFSLRLDGVRGKLKGDNSEAWDGGGTNASPVSAFETDLSYSGSLNAVVNLFNIDMFNKNSAVQLYASAGAGLAGYKVKTAAGSGALTDYAGGKTISELIIPVGVGAKFKVAEKVNLDLGWTINYVDGDNLDGYYRGSNDKYNYAYAGLEFSLGKGKQLAWHNPVALTYDEALQAKQTANALKSDLDAQKAENARLRTEMNDLLKDSDGDGVADKLDKCPGTPAGVVVDGSGCPLKVPAPVEKIIITEADRKVVADAIKNLEFDLGKATIRQKSYATLNRVAELLIQKNFSLKLAGHTDNTGSAALNMRLSKDRAESVKAYLVSQGANASRIEATGYGMNQPIASNKTAAGRQQNRRVEFTLF, encoded by the coding sequence ATGAAACAAAAATTATTTAAATGTTTGCCTGTAGCTGTAGCGGCTTTGTTACTGGGAGGTACTGCCCAGGCACAAGAAAAAATGAGTGCCGAAGCCAATCAGCTGTCGACCTGGTCGATAGGTGTAAACGCAGGGGTGCTTAGTCCGATTTCCCCATTGGGTGGCAAAAACGATTTCTCGAACTGGAAAAGCAGTCTGGGTTATGGCTTGTACATCAAGAAACAATTTACACCTTATTTCTCTTTACGTTTAGACGGTGTGAGGGGTAAATTAAAAGGAGACAATTCGGAGGCCTGGGACGGTGGTGGTACCAATGCAAGTCCGGTTAGCGCTTTTGAAACAGACCTTTCTTATTCAGGAAGTTTAAATGCTGTGGTTAACCTGTTTAACATAGACATGTTTAACAAGAACAGTGCAGTGCAATTATATGCATCGGCGGGTGCTGGTTTAGCAGGTTATAAAGTTAAAACTGCTGCAGGATCGGGTGCTTTAACGGATTATGCTGGTGGCAAAACCATTAGCGAACTGATCATTCCGGTAGGTGTTGGTGCTAAATTTAAAGTAGCTGAAAAGGTAAACCTGGATCTGGGCTGGACCATTAACTATGTTGATGGCGATAACCTGGATGGTTATTACCGTGGCAGCAATGACAAGTACAATTATGCGTATGCAGGTCTGGAATTTTCTTTAGGAAAAGGAAAGCAACTGGCATGGCATAATCCTGTGGCTTTAACTTATGACGAAGCCTTGCAGGCCAAACAAACTGCCAATGCATTAAAAAGCGACCTGGATGCCCAGAAAGCTGAGAATGCAAGGTTAAGAACTGAGATGAACGACCTGTTGAAAGACAGTGACGGTGATGGCGTGGCAGATAAACTGGATAAATGTCCGGGTACACCTGCAGGCGTTGTGGTTGATGGTTCGGGCTGTCCTTTAAAAGTACCTGCCCCGGTTGAGAAAATCATCATTACAGAAGCCGACCGCAAAGTGGTTGCCGATGCCATTAAAAACTTAGAGTTTGATTTGGGCAAAGCCACTATCCGCCAGAAATCTTATGCTACATTGAACCGTGTTGCTGAACTGCTGATCCAGAAAAACTTTAGTTTGAAACTGGCAGGACATACAGACAATACAGGTTCTGCAGCTTTAAACATGCGTTTGTCTAAAGACAGGGCAGAATCGGTAAAAGCTTACCTGGTTTCGCAGGGTGCAAATGCATCGCGTATTGAAGCTACAGGTTATGGTATGAACCAACCTATTGCAAGCAATAAAACTGCTGCAGGTCGTCAGCAAAACAGAAGGGTAGAGTTTACCTTGTTCTAG
- the ggt gene encoding gamma-glutamyltransferase — protein sequence MQKTIRLKHFAPLAGVLFIAATLAACVGGQLGKNNSGEYRNGMVVSANAEASGVGLNILKKGGNAVDAAVAVQFALAVVYPNAGNLGGGGFMVYRSASGETNALDFREKAPGLAFKDMYLDAAGNPVKEKSLDGHLAAGVPGSVAGMVEAHQKYGKLKWAELVQPAVLLARNGFKITARTARELNREKERFVTYNPLGTALVKEGEWAEGDVLVQNELANTLEQIRDKGRAGFYEGPVADSLVAEMKRGAGIISAADLKNYKAVWRKPIVGNYKAYKIITMPPTSSGGIALLQLLKSVEPYPLKRWGLNSDSTVQVMVEAERRVYADRATHLGDPDFFKVPQKQLIDPAYIKSRMSNFNWAQASLSSDIKAGVFNVPEHEETTHFSIVDRDGNAVSLTTTLNGSYGSAVVVKGAGFLLNNEMDDFSVKPGAPNMYGLLGGEANAIVPEKRMLSSMTPTIIEKDGKLFMVVGTPGGSTIMTSVFQTIINVIEFDKSMQSAVTAKRFHHQWMPDSVYVEKGTLDSAAVLELTKRGYHLKPRGPIGRVDAILKTKWGYYQGGADPRGDDKAMGW from the coding sequence ATGCAGAAAACTATAAGGCTTAAACATTTTGCCCCCCTTGCCGGAGTACTTTTTATAGCAGCTACTTTAGCTGCCTGTGTTGGCGGACAGCTTGGGAAGAACAACAGTGGAGAATACCGCAACGGAATGGTGGTATCGGCAAATGCAGAAGCCTCGGGGGTAGGATTAAATATTTTAAAGAAAGGCGGCAATGCCGTTGACGCCGCTGTAGCCGTTCAGTTTGCACTGGCCGTGGTATACCCCAATGCCGGAAATTTAGGTGGTGGCGGTTTTATGGTGTACCGCTCGGCATCGGGTGAGACCAATGCTTTGGATTTCCGCGAAAAAGCTCCCGGACTGGCTTTTAAGGATATGTATTTAGATGCTGCAGGCAATCCTGTTAAGGAAAAAAGCCTGGATGGACATTTGGCCGCAGGTGTACCGGGTTCTGTGGCCGGCATGGTAGAAGCACATCAAAAATATGGTAAATTAAAATGGGCAGAGCTGGTTCAGCCCGCAGTTTTACTGGCCAGGAACGGCTTTAAAATAACAGCACGTACCGCAAGGGAGCTGAACAGGGAAAAAGAACGCTTTGTAACGTATAATCCGCTTGGCACAGCCCTGGTAAAAGAAGGGGAATGGGCCGAGGGTGATGTTTTAGTCCAGAATGAGCTGGCAAATACCCTGGAACAGATCAGGGATAAGGGCCGCGCAGGCTTTTACGAAGGCCCGGTTGCCGATAGCCTGGTGGCAGAGATGAAACGTGGCGCCGGGATCATATCCGCTGCAGATTTGAAAAACTATAAAGCCGTATGGCGCAAGCCCATTGTTGGCAATTACAAAGCCTATAAAATTATCACCATGCCACCCACCTCCAGTGGTGGTATTGCTTTGCTTCAACTGCTGAAATCTGTTGAACCTTACCCTTTAAAACGCTGGGGATTAAATTCAGATTCGACGGTACAGGTGATGGTTGAAGCAGAAAGGAGAGTATATGCCGATCGTGCAACGCATTTAGGCGATCCGGATTTCTTTAAAGTGCCCCAGAAACAACTGATCGATCCTGCATATATCAAAAGCAGGATGTCAAACTTTAACTGGGCACAGGCCAGCTTAAGCTCGGACATTAAAGCCGGTGTATTTAATGTACCTGAACATGAAGAGACCACCCATTTTTCTATTGTAGACAGGGATGGCAATGCTGTTTCGTTAACCACAACCCTAAATGGTTCTTATGGTTCTGCAGTGGTGGTAAAAGGAGCGGGCTTTTTATTGAACAATGAAATGGACGACTTTTCTGTAAAACCGGGGGCACCAAATATGTACGGTTTATTGGGCGGCGAAGCAAACGCCATTGTACCAGAGAAAAGGATGCTGAGTTCGATGACGCCAACCATAATAGAAAAGGACGGTAAACTATTTATGGTAGTGGGCACCCCGGGTGGCTCTACCATTATGACCTCTGTTTTTCAGACCATCATCAATGTCATAGAATTTGACAAAAGTATGCAGTCGGCCGTTACCGCAAAGCGGTTCCACCACCAATGGATGCCTGATTCTGTATATGTGGAAAAAGGGACGCTGGACAGTGCAGCTGTATTGGAGCTGACCAAAAGAGGCTATCACCTTAAGCCAAGAGGGCCTATTGGCCGGGTTGATGCGATATTGAAAACCAAATGGGGTTATTATCAGGGTGGGGCTGATCCCCGTGGGGATGATAAAGCAATGGGCTGGTAG